From a region of the Streptomyces sp. B21-083 genome:
- a CDS encoding IS5 family transposase (programmed frameshift): MGRGDLSDAEWERLQPFLPVSNRRCGRWRDHRQVIDGILHRVRTGVQWRDLPERFGPWKTVYERHRLWSGDGTWERLLQQVQAEADAAGEIDWDISVDSTIVRAHQHAAGAHRSAAGSLVKGGRADRTPGRDAVAESRRPPGGGGAGGEGLGRSRGGFTTKLHLSADGRCRPLSLVVTPGQRADCTQFEPVLEKICVPRLGQGRPRKKPDSLAADKAYSNGPCRDYLRRRGIRHTIPEKTDSQAARLRKGSRGGRPPGFDEERYKKRNTVERAINRLKNARAVATRYDKRGYVFLGTATAAALVIWLRT; this comes from the exons ATGGGGCGGGGTGATCTGAGTGATGCCGAGTGGGAACGGCTGCAGCCGTTCCTGCCGGTCAGCAACAGGCGTTGTGGCAGGTGGCGGGATCACCGGCAGGTGATCGACGGGATTCTGCACCGGGTGCGGACCGGTGTGCAGTGGCGTGATCTGCCCGAACGGTTCGGTCCGTGGAAGACCGTCTATGAACGGCATCGGCTGTGGTCGGGCGACGGCACTTGGGAACGACTGCTCCAGCAGGTCCAGGCCGAGGCCGACGCGGCGGGTGAGATCGACTGGGACATCTCGGTCGACTCCACCATCGTGCGGGCGCATCAGCATGCCGCCGGGGCC CACCGATCCGCCGCCGGCTCCCTCGTCAAAGGGGGACGCGCAGACAGAACACCAGGACGAGACGCCGTGGCAGAGTCTCGTCGCCCGCCTGGCGGAGGTGGTGCTGGAGGCGAGGGTCTGGGCCGTTCGCGCGGCGGGTTCACGACCAAGCTCCACCTGAGCGCAGACGGCCGCTGCCGCCCGCTGTCCCTCGTTGTCACGCCAGGGCAGCGGGCGGACTGCACTCAGTTCGAACCGGTGCTGGAGAAGATCTGCGTCCCCCGACTCGGGCAGGGCAGGCCACGCAAGAAGCCGGACAGCCTGGCTGCGGACAAGGCATACAGCAACGGGCCCTGCCGCGATTACCTGCGACGACGCGGCATCCGGCACACCATCCCCGAGAAGACCGACAGCCAGGCGGCCCGCCTGCGCAAAGGCTCGCGAGGCGGGCGCCCGCCGGGGTTCGACGAAGAGCGGTACAAAAAACGCAACACTGTGGAACGGGCCATCAACCGGCTCAAGAACGCTCGAGCCGTCGCCACCCGATACGACAAGCGCGGCTACGTATTCCTCGGCACGGCCACCGCAGCAGCCCTCGTCATTTGGCTCCGGACATGA
- a CDS encoding alpha/beta fold hydrolase: MLFDFTYDHDGERLSGVYGGDPSGGTAVVLHGAGTSSTERLLPLVREFVAHGCRGIAFDFSGHGESTGKLSELSLRRRFEQAVAVIDAYAGADGPLALVGFSMSGQTVSDLVAHYGERVAALGLCAPAVYTAEAWDVPFGDGNGQFSRIIRRPDSWREAPALQVLRAYEGRAVLAVPGTDAVIPSAVTEAVQDALAARAQYTRFDLPDAQHQLGMWFRDHGDDRREFVEAMLTGLDDHGWSATRAWVAKQLGNGRSVADLRLLSGGWSSQMRRLTLDDSTDLVQRTFVKPFFRHHGPGLLAREASVLALLAGQEGIPAPGFVAVDATAEHCDHPTLLMSALPGRVRVDEDDLDRRLDLLAAQLVRVHGVVPAERPRTYQAWTSPERVRTPDGPLWERAVDVIRRDPPPYEGCFLHRDFHPGNVLFTGAGPKLRITGVVDWVETSWGPADLDVAHCSTALALLHGPAYGLAFRERYEAHGGRDLADDPDHLYWLLLDALHYSPDGAKLAGPWRELGRDDLTPEVLGERLEAYVDGLLRRYG; the protein is encoded by the coding sequence ATGCTCTTCGACTTCACGTACGACCACGACGGTGAACGGCTCAGCGGTGTGTATGGCGGCGATCCTTCCGGGGGCACCGCCGTGGTGCTGCATGGCGCAGGCACCAGCAGCACGGAGCGACTGCTGCCGCTGGTGCGGGAGTTCGTGGCCCACGGCTGTCGCGGGATCGCCTTCGACTTCTCCGGGCATGGCGAAAGCACCGGAAAGCTGAGCGAGTTGAGCCTGCGGCGACGGTTCGAGCAGGCCGTCGCGGTGATCGACGCGTACGCGGGCGCGGACGGGCCGCTGGCCCTGGTGGGTTTCAGCATGAGCGGCCAGACGGTGTCCGATCTCGTGGCGCACTACGGAGAGCGGGTGGCGGCGCTGGGGCTGTGCGCGCCCGCCGTGTACACGGCCGAGGCGTGGGACGTGCCCTTCGGGGACGGGAACGGCCAGTTCAGCAGGATCATCCGGCGGCCGGACAGCTGGCGTGAGGCGCCCGCCCTTCAAGTCTTACGGGCGTACGAGGGCCGGGCGGTGCTCGCCGTGCCGGGCACGGACGCGGTGATCCCGTCGGCGGTGACCGAGGCCGTACAGGACGCGCTGGCCGCGCGCGCCCAGTACACGCGGTTCGACCTTCCGGACGCACAGCACCAGCTGGGAATGTGGTTCCGCGATCACGGCGACGACCGGCGGGAGTTCGTGGAGGCGATGCTGACCGGACTCGACGACCACGGCTGGTCGGCCACGCGTGCGTGGGTGGCCAAGCAGCTCGGCAACGGCCGCTCGGTGGCCGACTTGCGCCTGCTGTCCGGCGGTTGGAGCTCCCAGATGCGTCGGCTCACGCTCGACGACAGCACGGACCTGGTGCAGCGGACCTTCGTGAAGCCGTTCTTCCGCCACCACGGGCCCGGGCTGCTGGCCCGCGAGGCGTCGGTCCTGGCGCTGCTCGCCGGGCAGGAAGGCATCCCGGCGCCCGGGTTCGTCGCTGTGGACGCCACGGCCGAACACTGCGACCACCCGACCCTGTTGATGTCCGCGCTGCCGGGCCGCGTCCGCGTGGACGAGGACGACCTCGACCGACGCCTGGACCTGCTCGCGGCCCAGCTCGTCCGCGTCCACGGCGTCGTACCAGCAGAAAGACCGCGCACATACCAGGCGTGGACGTCCCCGGAGCGCGTCCGCACCCCAGACGGTCCCCTGTGGGAGCGGGCCGTGGACGTGATCCGCCGCGACCCGCCGCCGTACGAAGGCTGCTTCCTGCACCGCGACTTCCACCCCGGGAACGTGCTCTTCACAGGAGCCGGACCCAAGCTGCGGATCACCGGAGTCGTGGACTGGGTCGAGACCTCGTGGGGACCCGCCGACCTCGACGTGGCGCACTGCTCGACCGCGCTCGCGCTGCTGCACGGGCCGGCGTACGGGCTGGCCTTCCGGGAGCGGTACGAGGCACACGGCGGCCGCGACCTCGCCGACGACCCCGACCACCTGTACTGGCTGCTGCTCGACGCCCTGCACTACTCCCCCGACGGAGCGAAACTGGCCGGGCCGTGGCGTGAACTGGGACGGGACGATCTGACGCCCGAGGTGCTGGGAGAACGGCTGGAGGCGTACGTGGACGGACTGCTGCGACGATACGGCTGA
- a CDS encoding Shedu anti-phage system protein SduA domain-containing protein → MTSSGPAPVHAQPSITSVTRHDIFNYLRGISSPWWGKLDEVTFLEGLYDLDLPTSENSRLPTVRADIQQHRFNNEDDLPDDWIFEDARLELSDGPDEVLLAFLARIVHPEVAADVEAALKQVVELNRLLAPDGWGLRPYDFLSGRPIYTPVRLPPTGPLIPLPLNDDDTGKLDLVLGQTYSLLDCAGEERARDLLRTAVLTLRRDGGIFHPIPGDNWTDDTYAAVLTVERDLQPTCASETKEVIWRTLEPLLSQLGRTDVQGLVVEGDARPLPNIPPDWRAQAIAPATPVVRGFRLPFSTTEFDVTRGDFADLEIRASQDSSGFHYLYDTRAHRVVTDFVLDDRPQVATLCSVTIIKKGNTFTPRIKLWKKDKKKAGEVPAPQTVPDTGVTRPVKALVDTGDVHENFWKVINFLQGCAGLSTPGGSLQLVAGDQDQLAQLLTGQDRTMVLGAVRTAIGGGLTEEDIRLISNRREQLRRFERLLTDTDYFQQEESLATTRGAEAVWQAFFEANQWIFGYGLNLIACESIDDGKLERITTGANIFGGAGKRIDAIMRSKGLISSMLFCEIKTHDTELLAKTPYRTGVYQASKELGGGVAQVQKTASKAQQLISHEFLTRLYDDDGTPTGVELSTTRPRQVVVIGSLREFTHNGDVNPQKINSFELYRTSIQDVEIITFDELYQRACFIVEDR, encoded by the coding sequence ACACGCGCAGCCATCGATCACTTCGGTGACGCGGCACGACATCTTCAACTACCTGCGCGGGATATCGAGCCCTTGGTGGGGGAAACTGGACGAGGTCACGTTCCTGGAGGGCCTCTACGACCTGGACCTGCCTACGTCCGAGAACAGCCGGCTCCCGACTGTCCGCGCCGACATCCAGCAGCACCGGTTCAACAACGAAGACGACCTGCCCGACGACTGGATCTTCGAGGACGCTCGGCTGGAGCTCTCCGACGGACCGGACGAGGTGCTGCTCGCCTTCCTGGCACGAATCGTCCATCCCGAGGTCGCGGCCGACGTCGAGGCGGCGTTGAAGCAGGTTGTGGAGCTGAACCGGCTGCTGGCGCCGGACGGATGGGGCCTGCGCCCCTACGACTTCCTCTCCGGCCGCCCGATCTACACGCCGGTCCGGCTGCCGCCCACGGGCCCGTTGATCCCGCTGCCGCTGAACGACGACGACACGGGCAAGCTCGACCTGGTCCTCGGGCAGACCTACAGCCTCCTGGACTGCGCCGGTGAGGAGAGAGCACGCGACCTGCTGCGCACAGCTGTCCTGACCCTGCGCCGCGACGGCGGTATCTTCCACCCCATTCCTGGTGACAATTGGACGGATGACACCTACGCGGCGGTCCTGACCGTGGAGCGTGACCTCCAGCCCACCTGCGCCTCGGAGACGAAGGAGGTGATCTGGCGGACGCTGGAGCCCCTGCTCAGTCAGCTCGGACGCACCGACGTCCAGGGCCTCGTGGTCGAAGGCGATGCCCGGCCGCTGCCCAACATCCCGCCGGACTGGCGGGCCCAGGCCATCGCACCCGCCACTCCCGTCGTTCGCGGTTTCCGCCTCCCCTTCTCCACCACCGAGTTCGACGTCACCCGCGGGGACTTCGCCGACCTGGAGATCCGCGCCTCGCAGGACAGCAGCGGGTTCCACTACCTCTACGACACCCGCGCACACCGGGTGGTCACCGACTTCGTCCTCGACGACCGGCCCCAGGTGGCCACGCTGTGCAGCGTCACCATCATCAAGAAGGGCAACACCTTCACGCCGAGGATCAAGCTGTGGAAGAAGGACAAGAAGAAGGCCGGCGAGGTCCCCGCCCCGCAGACGGTGCCCGATACCGGGGTCACCCGGCCCGTCAAGGCGCTCGTCGACACCGGGGATGTCCACGAGAACTTCTGGAAGGTCATCAACTTCCTCCAGGGCTGCGCCGGGCTGAGCACGCCCGGCGGCTCCCTCCAGCTCGTGGCCGGGGACCAGGACCAGCTGGCCCAGCTGCTGACCGGCCAGGACCGGACGATGGTTCTCGGTGCGGTCAGGACCGCGATCGGGGGTGGGCTCACCGAGGAGGACATCCGGCTGATCAGCAACCGCAGAGAGCAACTCCGCAGGTTCGAGCGGCTGCTGACCGATACGGACTACTTCCAGCAGGAGGAGAGCCTGGCAACGACGCGCGGGGCGGAGGCGGTCTGGCAGGCCTTCTTCGAGGCGAACCAGTGGATCTTCGGCTACGGGCTCAACCTCATCGCCTGCGAATCCATCGACGACGGCAAACTGGAACGCATCACCACCGGTGCCAACATCTTCGGCGGAGCCGGGAAACGCATCGACGCCATCATGCGTTCCAAGGGCCTGATCAGCAGCATGCTCTTCTGCGAGATCAAGACCCACGACACGGAGCTGCTCGCCAAGACCCCCTACCGTACGGGTGTCTACCAGGCATCGAAAGAACTGGGCGGCGGCGTGGCGCAGGTGCAGAAGACCGCCAGCAAGGCCCAGCAGCTCATCTCCCACGAGTTCCTCACCCGCCTCTATGACGACGACGGCACCCCCACCGGCGTCGAACTGTCCACCACCCGGCCCCGGCAGGTCGTGGTGATCGGGAGCCTGCGCGAGTTCACCCACAACGGCGACGTGAACCCGCAGAAGATCAACTCCTTCGAGCTGTACCGGACATCGATCCAGGACGTCGAGATCATCACGTTCGACGAGCTCTACCAGCGGGCGTGCTTCATCGTCGAAGATCGCTGA